The Natrinema sp. DC36 genome includes the window GGATCAGCGTGGCTCTGCGTGGAATGCATCGAGAAGGTTAGACAGCCGTCGAGTTCGTCGACGAGTTCGTGTGCAAGTCGTCCCTCGTGCGTCTTCGCGTCCGGACTGCCGGGAAACGCGCGGTTGAGATCCTCGTCGACGAACCGCACCTGCCGCTCGAGCGCCGGTTCGTTGGCAACAATAAGTTTGACGGGCCGTTCGACGGTCGGGCGGTCGTCGAGGAGGCGTTCGATCGCCCGGACGCCACAGGGCTCGTCCCCGTGGACGCCCGCAACGACTGCGATCTCCGGCGTTCCCGACCCCAGCTGTGCGACTCTCATTACTAGTTAGTTCGGCTGAAAGGGCAAAGGCAATTCGGTCTTTCACAGCATCGACCGATCGCGGATCGCGGCCGGTTCTTCGCTCGGAGAGTCCGTGGGCGACCCTCACTGCGATTCGATCCGCGTCACTCCTCGAGCGAGTCGGCGTACTCGTACTCGACGGCTCGAGCGGTCGGTCGCTCGTCGTCCAGTCGTATTCGCCAGTCGTCGATAGCGGCCGGTTCCTCGAGGGCGTTCGTGAGCGCGGTCCGGACCGCGAGCACGTCGACTCCGTAGTAGTCGTTCGGGACGCCGTGGAGGTACTGCAGCGCCGTCTCGAAGAGGCTCCGCATGCCGTCGTCGTTCTCGAAATCGACGCGTTTGTAGGCCCCCGCGGCCACCTGAACCATTCCGTGGCAGAACCTGCTCTCCGCCGTGCCGGCCCCGTAGTTGTACCACTCATCCTCGAAACAGTCGTGGGACTCGTGGTACGCACC containing:
- a CDS encoding DUF309 domain-containing protein; its protein translation is MDDHTRDPTVEPPAGNPTGWDPSAGRWEHATLRRATGHGVRLFNDGAYHESHDCFEDEWYNYGAGTAESRFCHGMVQVAAGAYKRVDFENDDGMRSLFETALQYLHGVPNDYYGVDVLAVRTALTNALEEPAAIDDWRIRLDDERPTARAVEYEYADSLEE